One Cupriavidus taiwanensis LMG 19424 DNA segment encodes these proteins:
- a CDS encoding LysR family transcriptional regulator, with amino-acid sequence MHRIDPVNIQLFLAAAREGSIKRAAETEHIAQSALSRRIAELERSLGVVLFVRSPAGVVLTDAGARALELGRKLNEDIASFAREVQDLGDRVAGVVRVSASPSAIIGFLPERLHAFKAAHPLVEIALYERSTAETLRACLDDRADVGIGVAAKTPGGLESWAFGSDPLNVVVPSSHALARRKRMRYAEVLEHPLVVVQPGGALDQDLREQAANLRLPFNQGVAVSSFEAACRMVEAGLGIAVLPASAGAAYAGTRRFVRVPLDEPWRQRQLRIYAPYKQPRLRAIAAMIEALQPKAGTDAMPG; translated from the coding sequence ATGCACCGCATCGATCCCGTCAACATCCAGCTGTTCCTGGCCGCGGCCCGCGAAGGCTCGATCAAGCGCGCCGCCGAAACCGAGCATATTGCCCAGTCGGCGCTGAGCCGGCGCATCGCGGAGCTGGAACGCAGCCTGGGAGTGGTGCTGTTCGTGCGCTCGCCCGCCGGCGTGGTGCTGACCGATGCCGGCGCCCGCGCGCTGGAACTGGGGCGCAAGCTGAACGAGGACATCGCCAGCTTTGCGCGCGAGGTGCAGGACCTGGGCGACCGGGTCGCCGGCGTGGTGCGGGTGTCGGCCAGCCCGTCGGCGATCATCGGCTTCCTGCCAGAGCGCCTGCATGCGTTCAAGGCGGCGCATCCGCTGGTCGAGATCGCGCTGTACGAGCGCTCGACGGCGGAAACGCTACGTGCCTGCCTCGATGACCGCGCCGACGTCGGCATCGGCGTCGCGGCCAAGACGCCGGGCGGGCTGGAATCGTGGGCCTTTGGCAGCGATCCGCTCAATGTGGTGGTGCCCTCGTCGCATGCGCTGGCCCGGCGCAAGCGTATGCGCTATGCCGAGGTACTGGAGCATCCGCTGGTGGTGGTGCAGCCGGGCGGCGCGCTCGACCAGGACCTGCGCGAGCAGGCGGCCAACCTGCGGCTGCCGTTCAACCAGGGCGTGGCGGTCTCCAGTTTCGAAGCGGCCTGCCGCATGGTGGAGGCGGGACTGGGCATCGCCGTGCTGCCGGCCAGTGCCGGCGCTGCCTATGCCGGAACGCGGCGCTTTGTGCGCGTGCCGCTGGATGAACCGTGGCGCCAGCGCCAGTTGCGCATCTATGCGCCATACAAGCAGCCGCGGCTGCGGGCGATTGCCGCGATGATCGAGGCGCTGCAGCCAAAGGCGGGAACCGACGCTATGCCGGGCTGA
- a CDS encoding AraC family transcriptional regulator: MVQRLLDELKRQGVEVPDAGTEPPRPAQFTALYRAAIERLEALVAKGDGHPPMGKQEVDLLCRCVLSCQTLREAIHCAADFCAMLYPRAGALSLGERAGEAVFRMDSLRRVKSSAACLVDLTGLFFYLLLFGWLVGQPIRPTRVSLAHPRREDALPFLGLFHAPVTSGNPAYGFDFDQALLDRPVVRQAAELQAFLKDLPYRLVGAPVEVVSLSQQVRGTLHAALVHGARLPTLAELAVRFDVSEPTLRRRLAADGSSYRQLREHSLQEYAEQCLRTTRWTIGRIAEQLGFASEEAFRRAFQRWTGHAPTQFRRASQGMPTG, encoded by the coding sequence ATGGTGCAGCGCTTGCTGGACGAGCTGAAGCGGCAGGGCGTCGAGGTGCCGGATGCCGGCACAGAACCGCCGCGGCCCGCACAGTTCACCGCGCTCTATCGCGCCGCGATCGAGCGGCTGGAAGCGCTGGTCGCCAAAGGCGACGGCCACCCGCCCATGGGCAAGCAGGAAGTGGATCTGCTGTGCCGCTGCGTGTTGAGTTGCCAGACGCTGCGCGAGGCGATCCACTGCGCGGCCGATTTCTGCGCGATGCTGTATCCGCGCGCCGGCGCGCTCAGCCTGGGCGAACGCGCGGGCGAGGCGGTCTTTCGGATGGATTCGCTGCGGCGGGTGAAATCGTCGGCAGCCTGCCTGGTGGACCTGACGGGACTCTTCTTTTATCTGCTGCTGTTCGGCTGGCTGGTGGGCCAGCCGATACGCCCAACCCGGGTCAGCCTGGCGCATCCGCGGCGCGAGGACGCCTTGCCGTTCCTCGGCCTGTTCCATGCGCCAGTGACGTCCGGCAACCCAGCCTACGGCTTCGACTTCGACCAGGCCTTGCTCGACCGGCCGGTGGTGCGCCAGGCTGCGGAGCTTCAGGCTTTCCTGAAGGACCTGCCTTACCGGCTGGTCGGGGCGCCGGTCGAAGTGGTGTCGCTGAGCCAGCAAGTGCGCGGCACGCTGCACGCGGCGCTGGTGCATGGCGCGCGGCTGCCGACGCTGGCCGAGCTGGCAGTGCGCTTCGATGTCAGCGAACCGACGCTGCGCCGCCGGCTCGCGGCAGACGGCAGCAGCTATCGGCAATTGCGCGAGCACAGCCTGCAGGAATACGCCGAGCAATGCCTGCGGACCACCCGCTGGACCATTGGCAGGATCGCCGAGCAGCTTGGCTTTGCCAGCGAGGAAGCCTTTCGCCGCGCCTTCCAGCGCTGGACCGGGCACGCGCCCACGCAGTTCAGGCGTGCCAGCCAGGGTATGCCCACGGGGTAA
- a CDS encoding Dabb family protein has protein sequence MRLETAQLRLHAGICDGMPDPGPALLDRVERLPGLHRVALGRNLAGSWGAGDYTLDLQIETDSSAAQADAAGLAAALDGIATADHIAYRAIAGGTRAPQLRDGVWRTLMFRVRPEAPPWHVRALEHDLLRMPTYMPAIRNWRLARVSSPATWTHVWQQEFASADDLLGEYLMHPFHWGRVDRWFDPEFPEWTVEAICHAFCPLATSLIASHNLKEESAS, from the coding sequence ATGCGCCTTGAGACTGCGCAACTGCGCCTGCACGCCGGCATTTGCGATGGGATGCCCGACCCCGGGCCAGCCCTGCTCGACCGCGTTGAAAGGCTGCCCGGCCTGCACCGGGTGGCGCTCGGCCGCAACCTGGCGGGAAGCTGGGGCGCCGGCGACTACACGCTCGATCTGCAAATCGAAACCGACTCGTCCGCCGCACAGGCCGATGCCGCCGGCCTCGCCGCGGCGCTGGATGGCATCGCAACGGCCGATCACATCGCCTATCGCGCGATCGCGGGCGGCACGCGCGCTCCGCAGCTGCGTGACGGCGTCTGGCGCACGCTGATGTTCCGGGTCCGCCCTGAAGCGCCGCCCTGGCACGTCCGCGCGCTGGAGCACGATCTGCTGCGGATGCCGACGTACATGCCCGCGATCCGCAACTGGCGGCTGGCCCGCGTGTCGTCGCCGGCCACATGGACCCATGTCTGGCAACAGGAATTCGCCAGCGCGGACGACCTGCTAGGCGAATACCTGATGCACCCGTTCCATTGGGGACGGGTCGACCGCTGGTTCGACCCGGAGTTTCCGGAATGGACGGTCGAGGCGATCTGCCATGCCTTCTGCCCGCTTGCGACCAGCCTGATTGCCAGCCACAACCTTAAGGAGGAAAGCGCATCATGA
- a CDS encoding indolepyruvate ferredoxin oxidoreductase family protein: MNAPLNPALLEALASASLDDKYTLEKGRVYLSGVQALVRLPMLQKARDRAAGLNTAGFISGYRGSPLGGVDQALWKAKQHLAASDVVFQPGVNEDLAATAVWGSQQVNLFPGAKRDGVFSMWYGKGPGVDRSIDVLKHANSAGSSRHGGVLLLAGDDHAAKSSTVAHQSEHVLQAAGIPVLYPANVQEYLDYGLHGWAMSRYSGLWVAMKCVTDVVESTASVEIDPDRVQVVLPQDFAMPAGGLNIRWPDSPLEQEARLLDHKWYAALAYVRANRLNRVVLDSPNARFGIMTAGKAYLDVRQALADLGLDDDTCARIGIRVYKVGCVWPLEAHGAREFATGLEEILVVEEKRQILEYALKEELYNWREDVRPKVFGKFDQRGNDGGEWSVPRGDWLLPAHYELSPALIAKAIARRLERFDLPDEVRARIAARVALIEAKEREAAQPRIAVERKPWFCSGCPHNTSTRVPEGSRALAGIGCHYMTLWMDRNTETFSQMGGEGVAWTGQMHFTDDKHVFANLGDGTYFHSGLLAIRASIAARANITYKILFNDAVAMTGGQPIDGVLTVPQIAQQVLAEGAKKLVVVTDEPAKYGDGAMLPSGVAVLHRDQLDAVQLELRDTEGVTILIYDQTCATEKRRRRKRGTYPDPAKRAFINDAVCEGCGDCSAKSNCLSVEPLETELGTKRRINQSSCNKDFSCVNGFCPSFVTAEGAQVRKPAAAAGKGSGADFAALPQPRLPALERPYGVLVTGVGGTGVVTIGGLLGMASHLERKGVTVLDMAGLAQKGGAVISHVQIAPAPEHLHATRIATGEARLVIGGDAIVSASAEVLSKVRHGLTAAVVNSANTPTAEFIKNPKWKFPGASAEQDLRASVGEACAFFDASAWAVTLLADAIYSNPLLLGYAWQKGWIPLQHASLVRAIELNGVSVEKNRLAFEWGRYLAHHGEAAVRALLPNAPAAASAQVVAMPQTLDSLIRKREAMLADYQNAAYAARYRDAVARIRAAEQQLGIDRKLPLTESVARNLAKLMAYKDEYEVARLYTDPAFLDKLRAQFEGEPGRDYQLSFWLAPPLLAKADDKGRLLKRRFGPRTMTAFRLLARLKGLRGTALDVFGKTAERRAERALVSDYLALVEEFAASLSADNIDTALALAALPDDIRGYGHVKEASMAAAAMRREALLAQYRGAARRDAA; the protein is encoded by the coding sequence GTGAATGCACCGCTCAATCCCGCCTTGCTCGAAGCCCTGGCCAGCGCGAGCCTGGACGACAAGTACACCCTGGAGAAGGGCCGCGTCTACCTGAGCGGCGTGCAGGCGCTGGTGCGCCTGCCGATGCTGCAGAAGGCGCGCGACCGCGCCGCCGGGCTCAACACCGCCGGCTTTATCTCGGGCTACCGCGGCTCGCCGCTGGGCGGCGTGGACCAGGCACTGTGGAAGGCCAAGCAGCATCTCGCGGCCAGCGATGTGGTGTTCCAGCCCGGCGTCAACGAAGACCTTGCCGCCACCGCGGTATGGGGCAGCCAGCAGGTCAACCTGTTCCCCGGCGCGAAGCGCGACGGCGTGTTCTCGATGTGGTATGGCAAGGGGCCGGGCGTCGACCGCTCCATCGACGTGCTCAAGCACGCCAATTCGGCCGGCTCGTCGCGCCATGGCGGCGTGCTGCTGCTGGCCGGCGACGATCATGCCGCCAAGTCCTCCACTGTGGCCCACCAGTCCGAGCACGTGCTGCAGGCGGCGGGCATTCCGGTGCTGTATCCCGCCAACGTGCAGGAATACCTGGACTACGGCCTGCATGGCTGGGCCATGAGCCGCTACTCGGGCCTGTGGGTGGCGATGAAGTGCGTCACCGACGTGGTCGAGTCGACCGCCTCGGTCGAGATCGACCCGGACCGCGTGCAGGTGGTGCTGCCGCAGGACTTTGCCATGCCGGCGGGCGGCCTGAATATCCGCTGGCCCGATTCCCCGCTGGAGCAGGAAGCGCGGCTGCTGGACCACAAGTGGTATGCGGCGCTGGCCTACGTGCGTGCCAACCGGCTGAACCGCGTGGTGCTCGATTCGCCCAATGCGCGCTTCGGCATCATGACCGCCGGCAAGGCATACCTGGACGTGCGCCAGGCGCTGGCCGACCTGGGGCTGGATGACGACACCTGCGCCCGCATCGGCATTCGCGTCTACAAGGTAGGCTGCGTGTGGCCGCTGGAGGCGCACGGGGCCCGTGAATTCGCCACCGGCCTGGAAGAAATCCTGGTGGTGGAAGAGAAGCGCCAGATCCTGGAATACGCGCTCAAGGAAGAGCTGTACAACTGGCGCGAAGATGTGCGGCCCAAGGTGTTCGGCAAGTTCGACCAGCGCGGCAACGACGGCGGCGAATGGTCCGTGCCGCGCGGCGACTGGCTGCTGCCGGCGCACTACGAGCTGTCGCCGGCGCTGATCGCCAAGGCGATCGCCCGGCGGCTGGAGCGCTTCGACCTGCCCGACGAGGTGCGCGCGCGCATTGCCGCGCGCGTGGCGCTGATCGAGGCCAAGGAGCGCGAAGCGGCGCAGCCGCGCATCGCGGTGGAGCGCAAGCCGTGGTTCTGCTCGGGCTGCCCGCACAACACCTCGACCCGTGTGCCGGAAGGCTCGCGCGCGCTGGCCGGCATTGGCTGCCACTACATGACCTTGTGGATGGACCGCAATACCGAAACCTTCAGCCAGATGGGCGGCGAAGGGGTGGCGTGGACCGGGCAGATGCACTTCACCGACGACAAGCACGTGTTCGCCAACCTGGGCGACGGCACGTACTTCCACTCCGGGCTGCTGGCGATCCGCGCGTCGATCGCGGCCCGGGCCAACATCACCTACAAGATCCTGTTCAACGACGCGGTGGCGATGACCGGCGGGCAGCCCATCGACGGCGTGCTGACCGTGCCGCAGATCGCCCAGCAGGTCTTGGCCGAGGGCGCGAAGAAGCTGGTGGTGGTCACCGATGAGCCCGCCAAGTACGGCGATGGCGCGATGCTGCCGTCCGGCGTGGCGGTGCTCCATCGCGACCAGCTCGATGCCGTGCAGCTGGAGCTGCGCGACACCGAAGGCGTCACCATCCTGATCTACGACCAGACCTGCGCCACCGAGAAGCGCCGCCGCCGCAAGCGCGGCACGTATCCGGACCCGGCCAAGCGCGCCTTTATCAACGACGCGGTCTGCGAAGGCTGCGGCGACTGCTCGGCCAAGTCCAACTGCCTGTCAGTGGAGCCGCTGGAAACCGAGCTGGGCACCAAGCGCCGGATCAACCAGTCGTCGTGCAACAAGGACTTCTCCTGCGTCAATGGCTTCTGCCCCAGTTTCGTCACGGCCGAGGGCGCGCAGGTGCGCAAGCCCGCGGCCGCGGCTGGCAAGGGCAGCGGCGCCGACTTCGCGGCGCTGCCGCAGCCGCGGCTACCTGCGCTGGAGCGGCCGTACGGCGTGCTGGTCACCGGCGTCGGCGGCACCGGCGTGGTCACCATCGGCGGGCTGCTGGGCATGGCCTCGCACCTGGAGCGCAAGGGCGTGACCGTGCTCGACATGGCCGGCCTGGCGCAGAAGGGCGGGGCGGTGATCAGCCACGTGCAGATCGCGCCGGCCCCGGAACACCTGCACGCGACCCGCATTGCCACTGGCGAGGCGCGCCTGGTGATCGGCGGCGACGCCATCGTCTCGGCCTCGGCCGAAGTGCTGTCCAAGGTCCGGCACGGTCTGACCGCCGCCGTGGTCAACAGCGCGAACACCCCAACCGCGGAGTTCATCAAGAACCCGAAATGGAAGTTCCCCGGTGCCAGCGCCGAGCAGGACCTGCGCGCCAGCGTGGGCGAGGCCTGCGCCTTCTTCGACGCCAGCGCCTGGGCGGTGACCCTGCTGGCCGACGCCATCTACTCCAACCCGCTGCTGCTGGGCTATGCCTGGCAGAAGGGCTGGATCCCGCTGCAGCACGCCAGCCTGGTGCGCGCGATCGAGCTCAACGGCGTGTCGGTCGAGAAGAACCGCCTCGCCTTCGAATGGGGCCGTTACCTCGCCCACCACGGCGAGGCCGCGGTGAGGGCGCTGTTGCCGAATGCGCCGGCCGCCGCCAGCGCGCAGGTGGTGGCGATGCCGCAGACGCTCGACTCGCTGATCCGCAAGCGCGAGGCGATGCTGGCCGATTACCAGAACGCCGCCTACGCGGCGCGCTACCGCGACGCCGTCGCGCGCATCCGCGCCGCGGAGCAGCAGCTGGGCATCGACCGCAAGCTGCCGCTGACCGAGTCCGTGGCCCGCAACCTGGCCAAGCTGATGGCCTACAAGGACGAGTACGAGGTGGCGCGCCTGTACACCGATCCCGCCTTCCTCGACAAGCTGCGCGCGCAGTTCGAAGGCGAGCCCGGCCGCGACTACCAGCTCAGTTTCTGGCTGGCACCGCCGCTGCTGGCCAAGGCCGACGACAAGGGCCGGCTGCTCAAGCGCCGCTTCGGCCCGCGCACCATGACGGCATTCCGCCTGCTGGCGCGCCTGAAGGGCTTGCGTGGCACCGCGCTTGACGTGTTCGGCAAGACTGCGGAACGGCGCGCGGAACGTGCGCTGGTCAGCGACTACCTGGCGCTGGTCGAAGAGTTCGCCGCCTCGCTGAGCGCGGACAACATCGACACCGCGCTGGCCCTGGCGGCACTCCCGGACGATATCCGCGGCTACGGCCACGTCAAGGAGGCCAGCATGGCGGCAGCGGCGATGCGGCGCGAGGCGTTGCTGGCGCAGTATCGGGGCGCGGCGCGCCGGGATGCGGCCTGA
- a CDS encoding LysR substrate-binding domain-containing protein translates to MFKAREGSERLAKEVTLRQFRYFVAAAETGQFSMAATAEHVSQSAVTNAVLALEQRLGVRLFERRPHGVTLTAEGHLFFQHARQILDSVEDALREPRFQVHGLQGSVRLAASYTVLGYFLPGLLARFRTNYPDIELDLLDMDRPDIERAVLAGEIEFGIALLSNLEKPQRFQRHTLMRSRRQLWTSASHPLLEVERPSLRDIAAYPYLLITVDEAEESTLRYWRSHRLAPNIAFRTGSMEALRGLVAHGFGVTVLSDMVYRPWSLEGRQIEARPIANAVPDMEVGMLWQPGRKLGKPADALREFLIHACGS, encoded by the coding sequence ATGTTCAAGGCACGCGAAGGCTCGGAAAGACTGGCCAAGGAAGTCACGCTGCGGCAGTTCCGGTATTTCGTCGCGGCGGCGGAAACCGGGCAATTCTCGATGGCGGCGACCGCCGAGCACGTGTCGCAGTCCGCCGTCACCAACGCCGTGCTGGCGCTGGAACAGCGCCTTGGCGTGCGCCTGTTCGAGCGCCGTCCGCACGGCGTGACGCTGACGGCCGAGGGCCACCTGTTCTTCCAGCACGCGCGCCAGATCCTGGATTCGGTCGAGGATGCGCTGCGTGAGCCGCGTTTCCAGGTGCACGGGCTGCAGGGCAGCGTGCGGCTGGCGGCGTCCTACACCGTGCTGGGCTATTTCCTGCCGGGATTGCTGGCGCGCTTCCGCACCAACTATCCGGATATCGAACTGGACCTGCTGGACATGGACCGCCCCGACATCGAGCGCGCCGTGCTGGCGGGGGAGATCGAGTTCGGCATCGCGCTGCTGTCCAACCTGGAAAAGCCCCAGCGCTTCCAGCGCCATACGCTGATGCGGTCGCGGCGCCAGCTATGGACCTCGGCCAGCCACCCGCTGCTGGAAGTGGAGCGGCCTTCGCTGCGCGATATCGCGGCGTATCCGTATCTGCTCATTACCGTCGACGAGGCCGAGGAATCTACCCTGCGCTACTGGCGCAGCCACCGGCTCGCCCCCAACATCGCCTTCCGCACCGGCTCGATGGAAGCGCTGCGCGGTCTGGTGGCGCATGGCTTCGGCGTCACCGTGCTGTCCGACATGGTGTATCGGCCCTGGTCGCTGGAAGGCAGGCAGATCGAAGCCCGGCCGATTGCCAATGCGGTGCCCGACATGGAGGTTGGCATGCTGTGGCAGCCCGGACGCAAGCTGGGCAAGCCGGCCGATGCGCTGCGCGAATTCCTGATCCACGCTTGCGGCAGCTGA
- a CDS encoding Bug family tripartite tricarboxylate transporter substrate binding protein encodes MQTSLFRQACKALAALTTLAMLGGQAVPAHAQDGKPLRLIVPTQPGSQADAVARALSQPLGKQLGQSVVVENIAGAGGVPGTQQIVRAPKDGSTLGLISSNHVINPFIYKNLPYDALQDITPITVIGTLPLVLVVNPAVSAHNTRELLALLKSKPGELNYGSSGNGTVLHLAGQLLASEARVDIRHVPYKGAGNYTTDLVGGQVQMGFLTVQAVLPLIKAGKLRAIAVSTAQRVPALPEVPTLAESGVPRYSFDAWLAIVGPAGMPKPGVQDLQAKIQATLREREVQEQLSAQGLVVTGTGADAAVPFFRNELDKHARIVKQAGATLN; translated from the coding sequence ATGCAGACCTCGCTGTTTCGACAGGCGTGCAAGGCGCTTGCGGCCCTGACCACGCTGGCAATGCTTGGCGGCCAGGCCGTTCCTGCCCATGCGCAGGACGGCAAGCCGCTCAGGCTGATCGTGCCGACCCAGCCCGGCTCACAGGCCGATGCCGTGGCCCGCGCGCTGAGCCAGCCGCTGGGCAAGCAGCTGGGCCAGTCGGTGGTGGTCGAGAATATCGCCGGTGCCGGCGGCGTGCCGGGCACCCAGCAAATCGTGCGCGCGCCAAAAGACGGCTCGACGCTGGGTCTGATCTCGTCGAATCACGTCATCAATCCGTTTATCTACAAGAACCTGCCGTATGACGCGCTGCAGGACATCACGCCGATCACCGTGATCGGCACGTTGCCGCTGGTGCTGGTGGTCAATCCCGCGGTAAGCGCGCACAACACCCGGGAACTGCTCGCGCTGCTGAAGTCGAAGCCGGGCGAACTGAACTACGGCTCGTCCGGCAACGGCACGGTGCTGCACCTGGCCGGCCAGCTCCTGGCCAGCGAGGCCAGGGTGGACATCCGCCACGTGCCTTACAAGGGCGCCGGCAACTACACCACCGACCTGGTCGGCGGCCAGGTGCAGATGGGCTTCCTCACCGTGCAGGCGGTGCTGCCGCTGATCAAGGCGGGCAAGCTGCGGGCCATCGCCGTGTCCACCGCGCAGCGGGTGCCGGCGCTGCCCGAGGTGCCAACGCTGGCGGAATCGGGTGTGCCGCGCTACAGCTTCGATGCGTGGCTGGCGATCGTCGGACCCGCGGGCATGCCGAAGCCGGGTGTGCAGGACCTGCAGGCGAAAATCCAGGCCACGCTGCGCGAACGCGAGGTGCAGGAGCAACTGTCCGCGCAAGGGCTGGTGGTGACGGGCACCGGCGCCGACGCGGCTGTGCCGTTCTTCAGGAACGAACTGGACAAGCATGCGCGCATCGTCAAGCAGGCTGGCGCCACGCTGAACTAA
- a CDS encoding SDR family NAD(P)-dependent oxidoreductase, whose translation MTAHGTLAGKIALVTGASRGIGRAIAQRFAAEGALVVASARRIGNSGDDPGTLAETVALITQQGGRAMALAADLEDPAQRDHLVLRAAEAAGGLDILVNNAGLAEYGLIETMPLDTFERTVDHYLRIPFVLSRAAIPLMRARGAGWILNLGSVTALSPARPYQDFDRSGGVTAYAAVKAAINRFTEGLAAELEADGIAVNSVAPSTAILTPGSERYIPDGYPTEPVEYLVETALALCSAPARRHTGRIAHSLHFPLAHGLEVRTLDGKGVLPPPVIPAWAHPALGQPQLSAR comes from the coding sequence ATGACCGCACACGGAACACTGGCAGGAAAGATCGCTCTGGTGACCGGCGCCAGCCGCGGCATCGGTCGTGCCATCGCGCAGCGCTTCGCTGCGGAAGGCGCCCTGGTGGTGGCCAGCGCACGGCGCATCGGCAACTCCGGGGACGATCCTGGCACGTTGGCCGAGACCGTGGCGCTGATCACGCAGCAAGGCGGCCGCGCTATGGCGCTGGCGGCGGATCTGGAGGATCCCGCGCAGCGCGACCATCTTGTGTTGCGGGCCGCCGAGGCCGCTGGTGGGCTCGACATCCTGGTCAACAACGCCGGCCTGGCCGAATACGGCCTCATCGAAACGATGCCGCTGGACACCTTCGAACGGACGGTGGACCACTACCTGCGCATCCCGTTCGTGCTGAGCCGCGCCGCGATACCACTGATGCGTGCGCGCGGCGCGGGCTGGATCCTGAACCTGGGCTCGGTCACGGCACTGTCGCCGGCGCGACCCTACCAGGACTTTGACCGCTCCGGCGGCGTCACCGCCTACGCTGCCGTCAAGGCGGCCATCAACCGGTTCACCGAAGGCCTGGCCGCGGAACTGGAGGCCGATGGAATCGCCGTCAACTCCGTGGCGCCAAGCACCGCGATCCTCACGCCGGGCAGCGAGCGCTATATCCCCGACGGCTATCCCACCGAGCCCGTCGAATACCTGGTGGAAACCGCGCTGGCGCTATGCAGCGCGCCGGCACGACGGCACACCGGCCGGATCGCCCATAGCTTGCACTTCCCCCTTGCGCATGGACTGGAAGTCCGCACGCTCGATGGCAAGGGCGTGCTGCCGCCGCCCGTCATCCCGGCCTGGGCGCATCCGGCGCTGGGCCAGCCCCAACTGTCAGCGAGGTAA
- a CDS encoding NADP-dependent oxidoreductase, with protein MRAVLIDRHGGPEVIRLGQVATPAPAAGEVLIRVACAGVNPADWKCREGYLSAFMQATFPFVLGFDASGVVAAVGAGVTGFVRGQRVFAQTGVGAGQWGSYAEYVAVGQDCVVPIPDNVGFAEAAAVPTPALAAWTGLFDDGALRPGQTVLVHGGAGAVGTFAVQLARAAGATVAATCSAARRDALMALGCDLAIDYRASDIGAAVRAWAPAGVDLVLDAVGCGTLPMGLDLLRPGGTLVAILTLASGDHGPDPAEAARRGVRTAIAFSKMPSGARLAEIAALLHSGRLRPPRIECLPLEQAAQALELVRSGQAASKLVLQVC; from the coding sequence ATGCGCGCGGTGCTGATCGACCGTCACGGCGGGCCCGAGGTCATCCGGCTTGGTCAGGTCGCAACGCCAGCGCCGGCAGCCGGCGAAGTGCTGATCCGCGTCGCCTGCGCCGGCGTGAATCCCGCCGACTGGAAATGCCGCGAGGGTTATCTGAGCGCCTTCATGCAAGCCACCTTTCCCTTTGTGCTCGGCTTCGATGCCAGCGGCGTAGTGGCCGCGGTCGGCGCTGGCGTCACGGGCTTTGTGCGCGGACAGCGGGTGTTCGCGCAGACCGGGGTCGGCGCCGGCCAGTGGGGATCGTATGCGGAATACGTAGCCGTGGGCCAGGATTGCGTGGTGCCGATTCCGGACAACGTCGGATTCGCCGAAGCCGCGGCGGTGCCGACCCCGGCGCTGGCGGCCTGGACCGGACTGTTCGATGATGGCGCACTACGCCCGGGCCAGACCGTGCTGGTGCACGGCGGCGCGGGCGCGGTCGGCACGTTCGCCGTGCAGCTGGCAAGGGCCGCCGGCGCCACCGTCGCCGCCACCTGCAGCGCGGCCCGCCGCGACGCGCTGATGGCGCTTGGCTGCGACCTGGCCATCGATTACCGGGCAAGCGATATCGGTGCCGCGGTGCGGGCCTGGGCGCCGGCCGGCGTCGACCTGGTGCTGGACGCGGTGGGATGCGGCACCCTGCCGATGGGGCTGGACCTGCTCAGGCCCGGCGGCACCCTCGTAGCCATCCTGACCTTGGCCAGCGGCGACCACGGCCCCGATCCCGCCGAGGCCGCGCGGCGCGGCGTACGCACCGCCATCGCGTTCAGCAAGATGCCAAGCGGCGCGCGGCTGGCCGAAATCGCCGCACTGCTGCACAGCGGCCGTTTGCGGCCACCACGCATCGAATGCCTGCCGCTGGAACAGGCCGCGCAAGCGCTCGAGCTGGTACGGTCCGGCCAGGCGGCCAGCAAACTGGTGCTGCAGGTCTGCTGA
- a CDS encoding (2Fe-2S)-binding protein produces MALEDPLAPPAAEAGALQQIPTTLHINGITHELLLAPWVILLDLLREQLQLTGTKKGCDHGQCGACTVLIGGKRMKSCLCLAVSYDGADITTVEGLADRDSGVLHPLQQAFIDHDAFQCGYCTPGQLCSAVGLLNEHPPASRQEIRERMSGNLCRCGAYAQIVAAIAEVARLPDSDQEPS; encoded by the coding sequence ATGGCACTGGAAGACCCGCTTGCTCCCCCGGCAGCCGAGGCCGGCGCTCTGCAACAGATCCCCACGACGCTGCACATCAACGGCATCACCCACGAGCTGCTGCTGGCCCCGTGGGTGATTCTGCTCGACCTGCTGCGCGAGCAACTGCAGCTCACCGGCACCAAGAAGGGCTGCGACCACGGCCAATGCGGCGCATGCACGGTGCTGATCGGCGGCAAGCGCATGAAGTCCTGCCTGTGCCTGGCCGTGTCCTATGACGGGGCCGACATCACCACCGTCGAGGGGCTGGCCGACCGCGACAGCGGCGTGCTGCATCCGCTGCAGCAGGCCTTTATCGACCATGACGCGTTCCAGTGCGGCTATTGCACGCCGGGGCAGCTGTGCTCCGCGGTGGGCTTGCTGAACGAGCATCCGCCGGCGAGCCGGCAGGAGATCCGCGAGCGCATGAGCGGCAACCTGTGCCGCTGCGGCGCATATGCGCAGATCGTGGCAGCGATTGCCGAAGTCGCCCGGCTGCCGGACAGCGACCAGGAGCCGTCATGA